The following are encoded in a window of Aromatoleum petrolei genomic DNA:
- a CDS encoding helicase HerA-like C-terminal domain-containing protein gives MADPLLIAKNAQKDITLLPRLANRHGLITGATGTGKTVTLQKMAEAFSSIGVPVFMADVKGDLSGAGAAGVASDKLMQRLAALGITEYAPRANPVVFWDVFGDLGHPVRATISDMGPLLIARLLNLNETQAGVLQLVFKIADDNGMLLLDLKDLRAMIQYVGDNAKSFTTEYGNVSAASIGAIQRGLLALEQEGGDQFFGEPMLDLADLIQTDGEGRGVINILAAERLYHSPKLYSTFLLWMLAELFEQLPEVGDLDKPKLVFFFDEAHLLFNEAPKALVEKVEQVVRLIRSKGVGVYFVTQNPLDVPETVLGQLGNRVQHALRAFTPRDQKAVKTAAETMRANPAFDAATAITELGVGEALVSFLDDKGRPEVVERAFVIAPASRLGPMTTDERRAVIEGSVLYGHYEKLLDRESAYEMLRAQAGAGAGGASAGAPAGQAPAGAQEGGGMTGGGALGGMGDILFGSTGPRGGKREGLVEIAAKTVVRTIGSSVGREIVRGLLGSLLGGRRR, from the coding sequence ATGGCCGACCCGCTGCTCATCGCAAAGAACGCCCAGAAGGACATCACCCTGCTGCCCCGCCTCGCCAATCGCCATGGCCTGATCACGGGTGCGACCGGCACGGGCAAGACCGTGACGCTGCAGAAGATGGCCGAGGCCTTCTCGTCCATCGGCGTGCCGGTGTTCATGGCCGACGTGAAGGGCGATCTGTCGGGGGCCGGGGCGGCCGGCGTCGCGTCCGATAAGCTCATGCAGCGCCTCGCCGCCCTGGGCATCACCGAATACGCGCCGCGTGCGAACCCCGTGGTGTTCTGGGACGTCTTCGGCGATCTCGGCCACCCCGTGCGGGCGACGATCTCGGACATGGGGCCGTTGCTGATCGCGCGCCTGTTGAACCTCAACGAGACGCAGGCCGGCGTGCTGCAGCTGGTGTTCAAGATCGCCGACGACAACGGCATGCTGCTGCTGGACCTCAAGGACCTACGCGCGATGATCCAGTACGTGGGCGACAACGCGAAGTCCTTCACGACGGAGTACGGCAACGTCTCGGCTGCCTCGATCGGCGCGATCCAGCGCGGCCTGCTGGCGCTCGAGCAGGAAGGCGGCGACCAGTTTTTCGGCGAGCCGATGCTGGATCTGGCCGACCTGATCCAGACCGACGGCGAGGGCCGCGGGGTGATCAACATCCTCGCCGCGGAAAGGCTCTATCACTCGCCCAAGCTGTACTCGACCTTCCTGCTGTGGATGCTGGCGGAGCTGTTCGAGCAGCTGCCCGAAGTCGGCGACCTGGACAAACCCAAGCTGGTGTTCTTCTTCGACGAGGCGCACCTGCTGTTCAACGAGGCGCCCAAGGCGCTGGTCGAGAAAGTGGAGCAGGTCGTGCGGCTGATTCGCTCGAAGGGCGTCGGCGTGTATTTCGTGACGCAGAACCCGCTCGACGTGCCCGAGACGGTGCTTGGCCAGCTCGGCAACCGCGTGCAGCATGCGCTCCGCGCCTTCACGCCGCGTGACCAGAAGGCGGTGAAGACCGCCGCCGAGACGATGCGCGCGAATCCGGCCTTCGACGCGGCGACCGCGATCACCGAACTGGGTGTCGGCGAGGCGCTGGTGTCCTTCCTCGACGACAAGGGACGCCCCGAGGTGGTCGAACGCGCCTTCGTGATCGCGCCGGCGTCGCGTCTCGGTCCGATGACGACGGACGAGCGCCGTGCCGTGATCGAGGGATCGGTGCTGTACGGGCATTACGAGAAGCTGCTCGACCGCGAATCGGCCTACGAGATGCTGCGCGCGCAGGCGGGCGCCGGCGCGGGGGGAGCGTCCGCCGGAGCGCCCGCGGGTCAAGCGCCTGCCGGTGCGCAGGAAGGTGGCGGCATGACGGGGGGCGGCGCGCTGGGCGGCATGGGCGACATCCTGTTCGGCTCCACCGGGCCGCGCGGCGGCAAGCGCGAGGGGTTGGTCGAGATCGCCGCGAAGACCGTCGTGCGCACGATCGGCAGCTCCGTCGGCCGCGAGATCGTTCGCGGGCTGCTCGGTTCGCTGCTGGGGGGGCGCCGCCGATGA
- a CDS encoding DMT family transporter, producing MLVKLAYAVPNPALQGTAVDAVTLLALRMLFAAPAFGIAALHTRGANTLGLKHWLALVGVGLAGYYGASILDFWGLAYISAGLERLILFTYPSLTLLIGVIFLRKRLSRRDWLALLLTYVGIAVAFAHDLHLAADSTAIWTGTALVFLSSLAYAIYLAGGGELIGRLGGGRFTALAMAIATVATLTHYLLSRPWAEIFNQPWQIYVLALGMAVFSTVVPVFMQSAAIKHIGAGRASMIGMLGPVATIALSSWLLDEPLSFWQLAGAAIVIVGVALISKR from the coding sequence GTGCTCGTAAAGCTAGCCTACGCAGTGCCCAACCCCGCCCTTCAAGGGACCGCGGTCGACGCGGTTACGCTATTGGCGCTCCGCATGCTATTCGCCGCACCGGCTTTCGGAATTGCGGCGCTCCATACCCGAGGCGCGAATACTCTCGGCTTGAAACACTGGCTTGCTTTGGTTGGGGTCGGACTGGCCGGATATTACGGCGCGAGCATTCTGGACTTCTGGGGGCTCGCCTATATATCGGCAGGACTGGAACGCCTGATCCTGTTCACCTACCCCAGCCTTACCTTGTTGATCGGCGTCATCTTCTTGCGAAAGCGCTTGAGTCGCCGCGACTGGTTGGCCTTGCTGTTGACATACGTTGGAATCGCGGTTGCCTTCGCGCATGATCTGCATCTGGCCGCAGATAGCACAGCGATTTGGACAGGCACGGCGCTGGTCTTCCTTTCAAGTTTGGCCTACGCAATTTACTTGGCGGGAGGAGGCGAGCTCATCGGCAGACTGGGTGGTGGCCGTTTCACCGCCTTGGCCATGGCTATTGCGACGGTAGCTACCCTCACGCATTACCTGCTCTCTAGGCCATGGGCAGAGATCTTCAATCAGCCGTGGCAAATTTATGTCTTGGCCCTTGGCATGGCGGTCTTCTCTACGGTGGTTCCGGTATTTATGCAGTCTGCTGCCATCAAGCACATCGGAGCAGGGCGAGCATCGATGATCGGAATGCTCGGCCCCGTTGCAACGATTGCCCTTAGCTCGTGGCTTCTCGACGAGCCGCTGTCATTTTGGCAACTTGCGGGGGCAGCTATCGTTATCGTCGGCGTTGCGTTAATCAGTAAGAGATAA
- a CDS encoding DUF4124 domain-containing protein, with amino-acid sequence MCAASPPAYAEVFKCKQGDGKVVYQDYPCKGNPNSAPMDLLPDQPTYRDRVTAYERAAAEREFVQGVEAERDRNKALARVEESSRTKVAVRNDEQCNDYTAKADRIEKQARNWWYPFHYREQLRNQARALRDKYFRECLGSR; translated from the coding sequence GTGTGCGCGGCGTCGCCGCCCGCTTACGCGGAAGTCTTCAAGTGCAAGCAAGGCGACGGCAAGGTCGTCTATCAGGACTATCCGTGCAAGGGAAATCCCAACAGCGCGCCGATGGACCTGCTACCTGACCAACCGACTTACCGCGACCGCGTGACGGCCTACGAGCGCGCAGCGGCCGAACGGGAGTTCGTTCAGGGTGTCGAGGCCGAACGCGATCGGAACAAGGCGCTGGCGCGCGTCGAGGAAAGCTCAAGGACGAAGGTCGCCGTTCGCAACGATGAGCAGTGCAACGACTACACCGCGAAGGCTGACCGGATCGAGAAGCAGGCGCGGAACTGGTGGTACCCGTTCCACTACCGGGAGCAACTCCGCAATCAGGCTCGCGCGCTCCGAGACAAGTATTTTCGGGAGTGCTTGGGGAGCCGGTAG